A single region of the Geobacillus subterraneus genome encodes:
- a CDS encoding IS1634 family transposase has translation MNVQVKKVYRNYYLNIISALFKKLGLPQLIDHLVPVDPQCQTRVSDAVQAIIYNLFDGRQALVHVERWAQEIDLEKLIRPGLHPSWLNDDALARHLDRLYEADIHKVISTCLIHIYRKEGLSLRAFHADTTDKTVYGAYESASLEALQITHGYNRHHRWQKQIGFGLVGNEDGIPFYGDVHDGNLPDKTWNPEVLSRVHEQLKQAKMEDEWIYVADSAAMTKDTLAQTKAANAFLITRGPSSLRIVKRAFAEADSAHIPWSDPFTLAERNGATYRVWETSSTYEGHPVRLIVVESSALDQRKGKTLEKERTKEAELLREEQAHWERHPFSCREDAEQALASLKTSLRPRFHQVKAAVEEIVRPKKRRGRPKKGAEPEMETRYLLRLDVEFDQNAWEQARRKASRFVLVTTVPEEWKGQQMDAQEILKLYKGQISVEMNFAFLKDPFFTDEIYVKKPERVAVLGYLFLLALAIYRVFQRRVRQFITPEHPLKGAGGRKLTRPTGQAIFQLFQYVNVVLLELPDGRIQRSLDRSLTPEQRRILQGLGLDESIYV, from the coding sequence ATGAACGTTCAAGTCAAAAAGGTCTATCGCAATTATTATTTGAATATAATAAGTGCCCTATTCAAGAAACTGGGCCTGCCCCAATTGATTGACCATCTCGTTCCCGTTGATCCACAGTGCCAGACTCGAGTCAGCGATGCCGTTCAGGCCATCATCTACAATCTGTTTGACGGCCGGCAAGCCCTCGTTCACGTGGAACGATGGGCTCAGGAGATCGATCTAGAGAAACTCATCCGTCCCGGTCTCCATCCTTCCTGGTTGAACGACGATGCCTTGGCTCGTCATCTCGACCGCTTGTATGAGGCCGATATTCACAAGGTGATCAGCACTTGCTTGATTCACATTTATCGCAAAGAAGGCCTTTCCCTCCGAGCCTTTCACGCCGATACGACGGACAAGACGGTTTACGGCGCGTATGAATCGGCCTCATTAGAGGCTTTGCAGATCACACATGGCTATAACCGCCATCATCGTTGGCAAAAACAGATCGGCTTCGGACTGGTCGGCAACGAGGACGGCATCCCGTTTTACGGCGATGTGCACGACGGCAACCTGCCTGACAAAACGTGGAATCCGGAGGTGCTGTCCCGTGTCCACGAACAGCTCAAACAAGCCAAGATGGAAGACGAATGGATTTATGTGGCCGATTCCGCCGCGATGACAAAAGACACTCTGGCGCAAACCAAAGCGGCCAACGCCTTTTTGATCACCCGAGGCCCTTCGTCGCTCCGCATCGTCAAACGGGCATTCGCGGAGGCCGATTCGGCCCACATCCCGTGGAGCGACCCCTTTACGCTGGCGGAGAGAAACGGCGCCACGTACCGGGTATGGGAAACATCCTCCACCTATGAAGGCCACCCCGTTCGGCTGATCGTCGTCGAATCGAGTGCGCTCGACCAGCGAAAAGGAAAGACGCTCGAAAAAGAACGAACCAAAGAAGCGGAGCTTCTTCGCGAGGAACAAGCCCATTGGGAGCGCCACCCTTTCTCGTGCCGGGAAGACGCTGAACAAGCCTTGGCGTCCCTCAAGACGTCCCTTCGCCCACGGTTTCATCAGGTCAAGGCCGCGGTCGAAGAGATCGTACGCCCGAAAAAACGGCGCGGACGGCCGAAAAAAGGGGCGGAACCCGAGATGGAGACGCGGTATCTCTTGCGCCTTGACGTCGAATTCGACCAAAACGCGTGGGAACAGGCAAGACGGAAAGCGTCCCGGTTTGTCCTCGTCACGACCGTTCCGGAGGAATGGAAGGGCCAACAAATGGATGCCCAAGAGATCTTGAAGCTATATAAAGGGCAGATCTCGGTGGAAATGAACTTCGCTTTTTTGAAAGACCCTTTTTTCACGGATGAGATCTATGTCAAAAAGCCAGAACGAGTTGCGGTATTGGGCTATTTGTTTCTCTTGGCCTTGGCCATTTACCGCGTCTTTCAGCGCCGGGTGCGCCAGTTCATCACACCCGAACACCCATTAAAGGGCGCCGGAGGCCGCAAGCTGACCCGACCGACGGGGCAGGCGATTTTCCAGCTGTTTCAATATGTGAACGTCGTCCTCCTGGAGCTGCCGGATGGACGCATCCAACGCTCACTGGATCGCTCCCTCACCCCTGAACAACGAAGGATTCTGCAGGGGTTGGGGCTGGATGAGAGCATTTACGTGTAA
- the pckA gene encoding phosphoenolpyruvate carboxykinase (ATP): MGIANMTNKLSLLLQKPYVHHQLSVAELVEKVLQRHEGRLTHTGAVAVTTGKYTGRSPKDKYIVEEPSTKQTVDWGTVNQPMAPETFEKLYDKVLDYLMRKEELFVFKGFAGADPKSRLPIQVVNEFAWHNLFVHQLFIRPSAEELAAHEPQFTVICAPNFKADPAVDGTRSEAFIIISFERRVVLIGGTEYAGEMKKSIFSVMNYLLPEQGILPMHCSANVGQEGDVALFFGLSGTGKTTLSTDPNRRLIGDDEHGWSSRGIFNIEGGCYAKCINLSREKEPQIFDAIGFGAVLENVILNDATRVPDYDDGTLTENTRAAYPLQAIKNIVDPSVAGHPSTIVFLTADAFGVLPPISKLTREQAMYHFLSGYTSKLAGTERGVTEPEATFSTCFGAPFLPRPAVEYAEMLGQKIAEHNVRVFLVNTGWTGGPYGVGSRMKLAYTRAMVQAAVEGELDNVETVQDPIFGLAIPAHVPGVPDDVLRPQNTWADKQAYEQKAKELAEKFRANFQKFAHIDPSIEKLGGPLV; encoded by the coding sequence ATGGGGATCGCAAACATGACAAATAAGCTTTCTTTGCTGCTGCAAAAACCGTACGTACATCACCAATTGTCCGTCGCTGAGCTCGTCGAAAAAGTGCTGCAACGACACGAAGGACGGCTGACGCACACCGGAGCCGTCGCCGTCACGACCGGCAAATATACCGGACGGTCGCCGAAAGACAAATATATCGTGGAAGAACCGTCGACGAAACAGACCGTTGATTGGGGAACGGTCAACCAGCCGATGGCGCCGGAAACATTTGAAAAACTGTATGATAAAGTGCTCGATTATTTAATGAGGAAAGAGGAACTGTTCGTCTTTAAAGGCTTTGCCGGCGCCGATCCGAAATCCCGGCTGCCGATTCAAGTCGTCAACGAATTCGCTTGGCACAACTTGTTCGTCCATCAGCTGTTCATCCGGCCGAGCGCTGAAGAGCTCGCCGCACATGAGCCGCAATTTACCGTCATTTGCGCGCCGAACTTTAAGGCGGACCCGGCTGTGGACGGCACGCGCTCGGAAGCGTTCATCATCATTTCCTTTGAACGCCGCGTTGTCCTAATCGGCGGGACGGAATACGCCGGTGAAATGAAAAAATCGATCTTCTCGGTGATGAACTATTTGCTGCCGGAACAAGGCATCCTGCCGATGCACTGCTCGGCCAACGTCGGCCAGGAAGGCGACGTCGCCCTCTTCTTCGGCTTGTCGGGAACCGGGAAAACGACGCTCTCGACCGACCCGAACCGCCGCTTGATCGGCGATGACGAACACGGCTGGTCGAGCCGCGGCATTTTCAATATCGAAGGCGGCTGCTATGCGAAATGCATCAACTTATCGCGCGAGAAAGAGCCGCAAATTTTTGACGCCATCGGCTTTGGCGCCGTGCTCGAAAATGTCATTCTCAACGACGCGACGCGAGTGCCGGATTACGATGACGGCACGCTGACGGAAAACACGCGCGCCGCCTACCCGCTTCAAGCGATCAAAAACATCGTCGACCCAAGCGTCGCCGGCCACCCGTCCACGATCGTGTTCCTGACGGCCGATGCGTTCGGCGTCCTGCCGCCGATCAGCAAACTGACGCGCGAACAGGCGATGTACCATTTCTTAAGCGGCTACACAAGCAAACTCGCCGGCACGGAACGCGGCGTCACCGAACCGGAAGCGACGTTCTCGACGTGCTTTGGCGCGCCGTTTTTGCCGCGCCCGGCCGTCGAGTACGCGGAAATGCTCGGACAAAAAATCGCTGAGCACAACGTCCGCGTCTTTTTGGTCAACACCGGTTGGACAGGAGGGCCGTACGGCGTCGGCAGCCGCATGAAGCTCGCCTACACCCGCGCGATGGTGCAAGCCGCCGTCGAAGGAGAGCTTGACAACGTCGAAACCGTGCAAGACCCGATCTTCGGCCTCGCCATCCCGGCGCACGTCCCCGGCGTGCCGGACGACGTCTTGCGCCCGCAAAACACATGGGCCGACAAACAAGCGTACGAACAAAAGGCGAAAGAGCTGGCGGAAAAATTCCGCGCCAACTTCCAAAAATTCGCCCACATCGATCCGTCCATCGAAAAACTCGGCGGACCGCTCGTTTAA
- the metK gene encoding methionine adenosyltransferase, with amino-acid sequence MSAKRRLFTSESVTEGHPDKICDQISDAILDAILEKDPNARVACETSVTTGLVLVSGEITTSTYVDIPRIVRDTVREIGYTRAKYGFDADTCAVLTSIDEQSPDIAMGVDRALEAREGQMTDEEIEAIGAGDQGLMFGFACNETEELMPLPISLAHRLARRLAEVRKTDVLPYLRPDGKTQVTIEYDENGKPVRVDTIVISTQHHPEIEQDQIERDMKEHVIKPVVPAELLDENTNYFINPTGRFVIGGPQGDAGLTGRKIIVDTYGGYARHGGGAFSGKDPTKVDRSAAYAARYVAKNIVAAGLADKCEVQLAYAIGVARPVSISIDTFGTGNVSEDILIEVVRNNFDLRPAGIIKMLDLRRPIYKQTAAYGHFGRTDVDLPWERTDKAAVLKEQALALANGQ; translated from the coding sequence ATGTCAGCCAAACGCCGCTTGTTTACTTCAGAATCTGTAACCGAAGGACATCCGGATAAAATTTGTGACCAAATTTCCGATGCCATTTTGGATGCCATTTTGGAAAAAGATCCGAACGCCCGCGTCGCTTGTGAAACGAGCGTGACAACAGGTCTCGTGCTTGTCAGCGGGGAAATTACGACGTCGACGTACGTCGATATTCCGCGCATCGTCCGCGATACGGTTCGCGAGATCGGCTATACGCGCGCAAAATACGGATTTGACGCCGATACGTGCGCCGTGCTGACGTCGATTGACGAGCAGTCGCCGGATATCGCGATGGGGGTTGACCGGGCGCTCGAGGCGCGCGAAGGTCAGATGACCGACGAGGAAATTGAAGCGATCGGTGCCGGCGACCAAGGGCTTATGTTTGGGTTTGCCTGCAATGAAACAGAAGAGTTGATGCCGCTCCCGATTTCGCTTGCCCACCGTTTAGCGCGCCGTTTGGCCGAAGTGCGCAAAACGGACGTGTTGCCGTATTTGCGTCCGGACGGCAAAACGCAAGTGACGATCGAATACGATGAAAACGGCAAACCGGTGCGCGTCGACACGATTGTCATTTCGACGCAGCATCATCCGGAAATTGAGCAAGATCAAATCGAACGCGATATGAAAGAACACGTCATCAAACCGGTGGTTCCAGCGGAGTTGTTGGATGAGAACACGAACTATTTCATCAACCCGACCGGCCGGTTCGTCATCGGCGGTCCGCAAGGGGACGCTGGGCTGACAGGGCGGAAAATCATCGTTGACACGTACGGCGGTTACGCCCGCCATGGCGGCGGTGCGTTCTCGGGCAAAGACCCGACGAAAGTTGACCGCTCGGCAGCATATGCGGCCCGTTATGTGGCGAAAAACATTGTCGCGGCCGGGCTTGCTGATAAGTGCGAAGTGCAGCTCGCCTACGCCATCGGTGTCGCCCGTCCGGTTTCGATTTCGATCGATACGTTCGGCACCGGCAACGTGTCGGAAGACATTTTGATTGAAGTCGTGCGCAACAACTTCGACCTTCGTCCGGCCGGCATCATCAAAATGCTTGACCTGCGCCGTCCGATTTACAAACAAACGGCGGCTTACGGCCATTTCGGACGCACGGACGTCGATTTGCCGTGGGAACGCACCGATAAAGCGGCTGTGCTGAAAGAGCAAGCGTTGGCGTTAGCGAACGGACAATAA
- a CDS encoding gamma carbonic anhydrase family protein produces the protein MIYPYKGKTPHIAPSAFIADYVTITGDVTIGEETSIWFHTVIRGDVAPTIIGNRVNIQDNSILHQSPNNPLIIEDGVTVGHQVILHSAIVRKNALIGMGSIILDGAEIGEGAFIGAGSLVPPGKKIPPNVLALGRPAKVVRELTEDDFREMERIRREYVEKGQYYKALRQQRPIEP, from the coding sequence ATGATTTATCCATACAAAGGAAAGACGCCGCACATTGCCCCGTCCGCCTTTATCGCCGATTATGTGACGATCACCGGCGATGTCACGATCGGCGAGGAGACGAGCATCTGGTTTCACACCGTCATCCGCGGCGACGTGGCGCCGACAATCATCGGCAACCGGGTCAATATTCAAGATAACTCAATTTTGCATCAAAGTCCAAACAATCCGCTCATCATTGAAGACGGCGTGACCGTCGGCCATCAAGTCATTTTGCATAGCGCCATCGTTCGCAAAAACGCCTTGATCGGCATGGGATCGATCATCCTCGATGGCGCGGAAATCGGCGAAGGCGCGTTTATCGGCGCCGGCAGCTTAGTGCCGCCCGGCAAAAAAATCCCGCCGAACGTGCTCGCCCTCGGCCGGCCGGCGAAAGTCGTCCGCGAGCTGACCGAAGACGATTTCCGTGAAATGGAACGCATCCGCCGCGAATACGTGGAAAAAGGGCAATATTACAAAGCGCTCCGGCAGCAGCGGCCCATCGAGCCGTAA
- a CDS encoding tetraprenyl-beta-curcumene synthase family protein has translation MKIPTHPIALMKMVYRDVFPIVHRELAYWQRQAEQIPDPELRRQALASIASKTFHCEGGAILALLAGEQLEACIRFIVAYQTISDYLDNLCDRSTSLDPLDFRALHDSMPDALTLGAEPSNYYRHRREQEDGGYLPALVRTCQEVLKTVRHYETIVPFLHELAGYYCDLQVHKHVDTKERVPRLERWFAQYKDALPPMEWYEFSACSGSTLGIFCLVAYAFGESLPPEMAKQVRDGYFPYIQGLHILLDYLIDQEEDREGGDLNFCFYYPNETVLLERLCHFIEEADRHVGELPHGEFHRLIHRGLLGLYLSDDKVKKQRGLRRLARQLVRAGGAASQFFYWNGKAYRFWQEKQKRLSFS, from the coding sequence TTGAAAATTCCGACACATCCGATTGCGTTAATGAAAATGGTCTATCGCGACGTGTTTCCCATTGTCCACCGCGAGCTTGCCTATTGGCAGCGGCAGGCGGAGCAAATCCCTGACCCGGAACTGCGGCGTCAAGCGTTGGCGAGCATTGCGTCGAAAACGTTCCATTGTGAAGGCGGTGCAATTTTGGCACTTTTGGCGGGGGAACAATTAGAAGCGTGCATCCGCTTTATCGTCGCGTACCAGACGATTAGCGACTACTTAGATAACTTGTGCGACCGGAGCACCTCACTGGATCCGCTCGATTTTCGCGCCTTGCACGACTCGATGCCGGATGCTTTGACGCTCGGGGCGGAGCCGTCGAACTATTACCGCCATCGCCGCGAGCAGGAAGACGGCGGCTATTTGCCGGCGCTCGTGCGCACGTGCCAAGAGGTGCTCAAGACCGTGCGCCATTACGAAACGATCGTTCCATTTTTGCATGAACTGGCCGGATATTATTGCGATTTGCAAGTACATAAACACGTCGATACAAAAGAGCGCGTGCCGCGGCTGGAACGGTGGTTTGCCCAATACAAAGACGCCTTGCCGCCGATGGAATGGTACGAGTTTTCCGCCTGTTCCGGCTCGACGCTCGGCATTTTTTGCCTTGTGGCGTATGCGTTTGGCGAGTCGCTGCCGCCGGAGATGGCAAAACAAGTGCGCGACGGTTATTTTCCGTACATTCAAGGGCTGCACATTTTGCTTGATTATTTGATCGATCAAGAAGAAGACCGCGAAGGCGGCGATTTGAACTTTTGTTTTTACTATCCGAATGAAACGGTGCTGCTCGAACGGCTTTGCCACTTTATTGAGGAAGCGGACCGCCATGTCGGCGAACTGCCCCATGGCGAGTTTCACCGTTTGATTCACCGCGGCTTGCTTGGGCTGTATTTGTCGGATGACAAGGTGAAAAAGCAGCGCGGCTTGCGCCGGTTGGCGCGTCAGCTCGTCCGCGCCGGCGGGGCGGCGTCGCAGTTTTTCTATTGGAACGGAAAAGCGTATCGTTTTTGGCAAGAGAAACAAAAACGGCTGTCTTTCTCGTAA
- a CDS encoding tRNA (mnm(5)s(2)U34)-methyltransferase, translating to MTLMNILPFARFLLAGAVTEGDLAIDATVGNGHDTVYLAERVGDRGHVFGFDIQAEAIAAAAARLAERGLHGRVTLFQQSHSELLTALPCDVHGRIAGAVFNLGYLPGGDKQIVTKPESTIQAVEQLLSVMKPGGVIVLVVYHGHPEGKIERDALLDYVRSLDQQHVHVLKYEFLNRRNDPPFILALEKRQAEIAPFPRSAPK from the coding sequence ATGACATTGATGAACATTTTGCCGTTTGCCCGCTTTTTGCTTGCCGGCGCGGTCACTGAAGGCGACCTTGCCATCGACGCGACGGTCGGCAACGGCCATGACACCGTCTATCTTGCCGAACGCGTCGGCGATCGCGGGCATGTGTTTGGCTTTGACATTCAAGCGGAAGCGATCGCGGCGGCGGCGGCCCGCCTTGCTGAACGCGGGCTGCACGGCCGGGTCACGTTATTCCAACAAAGCCATAGCGAACTGCTCACAGCGCTTCCCTGTGATGTTCATGGCCGCATTGCCGGCGCCGTGTTCAACCTCGGCTATTTGCCGGGCGGCGATAAACAAATCGTCACCAAACCGGAATCGACGATTCAGGCGGTCGAACAGCTTCTTTCCGTCATGAAGCCGGGCGGTGTCATCGTTCTTGTCGTTTACCACGGCCACCCGGAAGGAAAAATCGAGCGCGACGCGCTGCTTGATTACGTGCGTTCGCTCGACCAGCAACACGTCCATGTGCTAAAATACGAATTCCTCAATCGGCGCAACGACCCGCCGTTTATTCTTGCGCTCGAAAAGCGACAGGCGGAGATCGCTCCTTTTCCCCGATCCGCCCCCAAATAA
- a CDS encoding TIGR01212 family radical SAM protein (This family includes YhcC from E. coli K-12, an uncharacterized radical SAM protein.) codes for MHANPFPYTNDHKRYHTWNYHLRQTFGHKVFKVALDGGFDCPNRDGTVAYGGCTFCSAAGSGDFAGNRADDLVTQFHTIREKMHQKWKDGNYLAYFQAFTNTHAPVEVLREKYETVLGLDGVVGLSIATRPDCLPDEVVDYLAELNERTYLWVELGLQTIHERTAQLINRAHDFHCFVDGVQKLRRHGIRVCVHLINGLPLETYDMMMETAQTVAAMDVQGIKIHSLHLLKGTPMVKQYEKGLVTFLSFDEYVRLVCDQLEVLPPEMVVHRITGDGPIDLLIGPMWSANKWEVLNAIDAELERRNSYQGKRYKQEVAAR; via the coding sequence ATGCACGCAAACCCGTTTCCGTATACCAATGACCATAAACGGTATCATACGTGGAACTACCATTTGCGCCAGACGTTCGGACATAAAGTGTTTAAAGTCGCGCTCGATGGCGGCTTTGACTGCCCAAACCGCGACGGGACGGTGGCATACGGCGGCTGCACGTTTTGCAGCGCCGCCGGGTCAGGCGATTTTGCCGGCAACCGGGCCGATGATTTAGTGACCCAATTTCATACGATCCGGGAGAAAATGCACCAAAAGTGGAAAGACGGCAACTATTTGGCGTACTTTCAAGCGTTCACGAACACGCACGCCCCAGTCGAGGTGCTGCGCGAAAAATACGAAACCGTGCTCGGCCTTGACGGCGTCGTCGGTCTGTCGATCGCCACGCGCCCTGACTGCCTGCCGGATGAAGTCGTCGATTATTTGGCCGAATTGAACGAACGGACGTATTTATGGGTCGAGCTCGGTTTGCAAACGATCCATGAGCGGACGGCGCAACTGATCAACCGGGCGCATGATTTCCACTGTTTTGTCGACGGCGTCCAAAAATTGCGCCGGCACGGCATCCGCGTCTGTGTTCATCTCATTAACGGCCTGCCGCTAGAGACGTACGACATGATGATGGAAACGGCCCAAACGGTCGCCGCCATGGATGTGCAAGGCATCAAAATCCATTCGCTTCATTTATTAAAAGGAACACCGATGGTGAAACAATACGAAAAAGGGCTTGTTACGTTTTTGTCGTTTGACGAATACGTCCGCCTTGTATGCGACCAGCTTGAAGTGCTGCCGCCGGAGATGGTCGTGCATCGCATCACCGGCGATGGGCCGATCGACTTGCTCATCGGGCCGATGTGGAGCGCCAATAAATGGGAAGTATTAAACGCCATTGACGCCGAGCTTGAGCGGCGCAACAGCTATCAAGGAAAACGATACAAACAAGAGGTGGCGGCCCGATGA
- a CDS encoding YtzC family protein, whose product MATRQSVEEFLQRCEDVIRFAKEQYTEAQKQEHYNLTEYTNAQQMLEQTVNDLAHLALSCNAQQREQLHRMRLQLEQLQNEMILLDR is encoded by the coding sequence ATGGCGACAAGACAATCGGTCGAAGAGTTTTTGCAGCGGTGTGAAGATGTGATCCGCTTTGCGAAAGAACAATATACCGAAGCGCAAAAGCAAGAGCATTACAACCTCACCGAATATACGAACGCCCAGCAAATGCTCGAGCAAACGGTCAACGACTTGGCGCACTTGGCGTTAAGCTGCAACGCCCAGCAGCGTGAGCAGCTGCACCGGATGCGGCTTCAGCTTGAGCAGCTGCAAAACGAAATGATCTTGCTTGACCGCTAA
- a CDS encoding MDR family MFS transporter: MPRALWWLLVGMALNVTGGSFLWPLNTIYLHEQLGQPLAVAGAVLMLNSGGSVVGSIVGGVLFDRIGGFRSLLAGACLTMAASAGLSVWHGWPHYAMFLALLGIGSGIVFPVASAYAGAIWPEGGRRAFNALYVAQNVGVAIGSALGGLVASYSFSFVFFANLLLYVAFLVIVTAGLRRIPLLPAPRTKRSREVEKPPSRAVGWALALLCGGYGLCWVSYVQWSTTIAVYTRELHLPVHQYSLLWTINGALIVLAQPVLSRVIRRFMPGMKRQMVIGFAIFAVSFAMLFDADSLGEFAASMVVLTIAEMIVWPAIPAVVSGLAPQGKAGFYQGIVNGTATAGRMIGPVIGGWAADTLGMKPLIGLLVAFALLAVAAALLYDRWLPKPTEKTGKKTAATI, from the coding sequence ATGCCCCGTGCGCTTTGGTGGCTGCTTGTCGGTATGGCGCTTAATGTGACAGGGGGGTCTTTTTTATGGCCGCTCAATACGATTTATTTGCACGAACAGCTTGGCCAGCCGCTTGCGGTGGCGGGCGCGGTGCTGATGCTCAACTCCGGCGGCAGCGTCGTCGGCAGCATAGTCGGCGGTGTTTTGTTTGACCGGATCGGCGGGTTTCGCTCCCTCCTTGCCGGGGCCTGTTTGACGATGGCGGCCTCGGCCGGCTTGAGCGTTTGGCACGGCTGGCCGCATTATGCGATGTTTTTGGCGCTGCTTGGCATCGGCAGCGGCATCGTTTTTCCGGTGGCATCGGCGTATGCGGGCGCGATTTGGCCGGAAGGGGGACGGCGGGCGTTCAACGCCTTGTATGTGGCGCAAAACGTCGGGGTCGCCATCGGTTCGGCGCTCGGCGGGCTTGTCGCCTCCTATTCCTTTTCGTTCGTGTTTTTCGCCAATCTGTTGCTCTATGTCGCGTTTTTGGTGATCGTCACGGCCGGCTTGCGGCGCATCCCGCTTTTGCCCGCACCGAGAACGAAACGATCCCGAGAAGTGGAAAAACCGCCATCCCGCGCCGTCGGGTGGGCGCTCGCTCTCCTTTGCGGCGGCTATGGGTTGTGCTGGGTGAGCTATGTGCAATGGTCGACGACGATCGCCGTTTATACCCGGGAACTTCATTTGCCGGTCCATCAATACAGCTTGCTTTGGACGATCAACGGCGCGTTGATCGTCTTGGCGCAGCCGGTGCTGTCGCGGGTGATCCGCCGCTTCATGCCGGGGATGAAGCGGCAAATGGTGATCGGGTTTGCCATTTTCGCCGTTTCGTTTGCCATGCTGTTTGACGCCGATTCGCTCGGTGAGTTTGCCGCTTCGATGGTGGTCCTCACCATCGCCGAGATGATCGTCTGGCCGGCGATTCCGGCAGTCGTGAGCGGGCTCGCGCCGCAAGGGAAGGCCGGATTTTACCAAGGAATCGTCAACGGCACGGCTACGGCCGGACGGATGATCGGGCCGGTCATCGGCGGGTGGGCGGCTGACACCTTAGGCATGAAGCCGCTCATCGGGCTGCTCGTCGCGTTTGCGTTGTTGGCGGTTGCCGCGGCGCTGTTGTACGACCGCTGGCTGCCAAAGCCGACAGAGAAGACCGGGAAAAAAACAGCAGCGACGATATAG